A single region of the Mercenaria mercenaria strain notata chromosome 6, MADL_Memer_1, whole genome shotgun sequence genome encodes:
- the LOC123550269 gene encoding cilia- and flagella-associated protein 418-like: MADDIDDLLDEVEDKFVKGKKRLEKKTVQPKSTRRRPEDDEMDKIIEDICGQNEPAIECNSVKKIPSKTSQRRPVISKCFPLSIGGSSVTKGHGNSVNKRSCDTIRCTSCDFKVASFDDFDWDSSTDYLFLRNNAPDFERLKSKLSRRKGYRAYCCQCSHIAVNTLTDVKQLPVKWVCGQH, translated from the exons ATGGCAGACGATATAGATGATTTACTTGATGAGGTAGAAGATAAATTTGTGAAAGGAAAGAAAAGACTTGAAAAGAAGACAGTCCAACCTAAATCCACAAG ACGGAGACCAGAGGATGATGAAATGGACAAAATTATAGAAGATATATGTGGGCAGAATGAACCTGCT ATAGAGTGCAATAGTGTTAAAAAAATTCCTAGCAAAACCTCACAGAGAAGACCAGTAATTTCAAA GTGTTTTCCGTTGAGTATTGGGGGATCATCAGTCACAAAAGGACACggaaacagtgtaaataaaag ATCATGTGATACAATAAGATGCACATCGTGTGACTTTAAAGTTGCCTCCTTCGATGATTTTGACTGGGACAGTTCTACTGATTATTTATTTTTACGAAACAATGCACCAGACTTTGAAAGATTAAAATCCAAATTGTCTCGGAGAAAAG GTTACAGAGCGTACTGCTGCCAGTGTAGTCATATTGCTGTAAATACACTTACCGATGTAAAACAGTTACCTGTGAAGTGGGTCTGTGGACAACATTGA